Below is a genomic region from Blastocatellia bacterium.
TTAGAAAAAGCTATTGAATCTTGCCCTAAGAATATTTCTTTACGAGAAAAATTATTAGAAATTTATGTTGATTATAATTTACCAGATAAAGGGGCTGAACAAGCCCTAGCTTTATCAAAGATTTATGCTGAATCAGGAGATATAGATCGTGCAAATGAAAATATAATGCAAGCAAAAGGTCTTAATCCTGCTTTATCAATAAATTTAATTACCCCAAATGCAGAGGCACCTAGAAGAGCAATAACCCAACCCTTACAACCAATACCCCAATGCAACATATACCTAGGCCAGCCGCCAGACCAATGCCCCTAATACCTAGACCAATACCTAGGCCATTACCCCGCCCACAAGCTACTTATCCATCCGTCCAACGTGAAAAAGCTGTAAAAAGTATTAACAGGAGATCTATCAACAATTACTATTTTGATGTAATTCAAATAGTGGAAAATAGCCGTATTACTGGGATACTTACTATTAATGCTACTACTGTACAAGGAAAAATTTACTTTAACTATGGACAAATTGCAGATGCTCAAATGGGGGAATTACGTAGTAATGCAGCTTTTCGATGTTTTGTTGAACTAGAAGAAGGCCGTTTTGAAATGGAAAATCTCCTGTAGAATTTAAGCAAAACATTACTGCTCCTAATAATACTAATTTGATTTTGGATATTTTAAGAGAAGTTGATGAGTCAAAACGCGACCAATGATGGGATAGATAAAGTAGGTTAGTGTATTTTAGGAAGACATTCTATTGCTTGTTTTTAAGAACAAAGCTTAAATTATCTTTTTACTAGTAAGTTTAATAAAATCTGTAAATAATTGGATGGTTTATGCACCGAGATAGATTTACAATTCGCGCTCAAGAAGCTATAGATTCAGCTACTAAGCTGGCAGAACGTCACAAAATCAACAAATTGACGAACACTGCTTATAACTATGCTTGAATCAAATGAGGAGTAATTAGACCTATTTTAGAAAAATAGGAATACGTCCTCCAATGATTTTGGCAGAGCTAGAAGAAGCAATAAAAAGCTTACCTAAAGTTACTGGGACAAGTCAGGAAAGATTTTTTCCTCCCGCCTTTATTCAACTTACTGCTGCACAAAAAGAAGCCGACAAACTCCAAGATGCACATATCAGCACTGAACATTTGCTGCTTGCTATAGCAGAAGAAAAAATGGTGCTGCTGGCAAAATACTTCGCCAACACGGGTTGTTAATAAAGACTTGTTAAAAGTCTTAGAACAGTTTCGAGGTGGTGAGAAAATTACAGATCAAGACCCTGAATCACGTTATCAATCTTTAAGTCGCTATGGTCGGGATTCAACCG
It encodes:
- a CDS encoding DUF4388 domain-containing protein, giving the protein MPLIPRPIPRPLPRPQATYPSVQREKAVKSINRRSINNYYFDVIQIVENSRITGILTINATTVQGKIYFNYGQIADAQMGELRSNAAFRCFVELEEGRFEMENLL